Proteins from one Chelonia mydas isolate rCheMyd1 chromosome 14, rCheMyd1.pri.v2, whole genome shotgun sequence genomic window:
- the OTOP3 gene encoding proton channel OTOP3: MAGKEAAQQRHLNQDTDGEESVSEQPEAWKIHYEKSWLHRGCSSLLHNDKQARKAGQLFSGLLAMNVVFLGCAFISSMVFNRVAITCRDVGIFLSILKILSLCWIIYYLLYTSRKPHAVLYRDSHAGPVWVQGSLVLFGICAIFLHVFKIGYDISLIHCKSQLEILFLCIDIIFVCIQIYLLWRHCKDCTQVHHNLTRCGLMLTMATDLLLWLLAVTNDSVHREIESALKVVVWSPYILIATGNKNSSCTCPNTTACRIFQKGYILLYPFNMEYCLIGSSMLFVMWKNVGRHIPPQQAIHAKPKFKLRGVFYGLVLGISALLLGICIFLTYQIQATSSAPNQETFVMYYSYHVVLLPTMIVSALAGTVIHRLEERELDTLKNPARSLDVILLMGAALGQILISYFSIVAIVATNPGDLLNRLTLTYAVSLIIQHITQNIFIIEGLHRQPLVEDPETEAKEGEKREGCAPRRVYPLEIREEIRRVSHANSHTYGHLNWKRKALKEISIFLVLCNIILWIMPAFGMHPTFENGLEKSFYGYSTWFAIVNFGLPMGVFYRMHSVGGLLEVYVSS; encoded by the exons ATGGCTGGCAAGGAAGCTGCACAGCAGAGGCACCTTAACCAGGATACTGATGGTgaagagtcagtgtcagagcagcCCGAAGCCTGGAAGATCCACTACGAGAAGTCCTGGCTGCACCGgggctgctcctctctgctccaCAATGACAAGCAGGCTCGGAAGGCCGGGCAGCTGTTCTCGGGGCTGCTGGCCATGAACGTGGTGTTTCTGGGCTGCGCCTTCATAAGCAGCATGGTTTTCAACAGGGTGGCAATTACCTGCCGCGACGTCGGGATCTTCCTCTCCATCCTCAAGATCCTGTCGCTCTGCTGGATCATTTACTACTTGCTGTATACCAGCAGGAAGCCCCATGCGGTGCTGTACAGGGACTCCCATGCCGGGCCAGTCTGGGTGCAGG GGTCTCTAGTGCTATTTGGAATCTGTGCCATCTTCCTGCATGTGTTCAAGATTGGATACGACATCAGCCTCATACATTGCAAATCCCAACTGGAAATCCTGTTCCTGTGCATAGACATCATCTTTGTTTGCATTCAG ATATACCTTTTATGGCGTCACTGTAAGGACTGTACCCAAGTGCACCACAACCTCACCAG atgtgGGCTGATGCTGACCATGGCCACAGatctcctcctctggctgttaGCGGTGACCAACGACTCTGTTCACAGGGAAATTGAATCTGCACTCAAAG ttgttgtctggtcaccctacatcttAATAGCAACAG GCAACAAGAACAGCTCATGCACGTGTCCAAACACAACAGCCTGCCGCATCTTCCAGAAGGGCTACATCCTGCTGTACCCCTTCAACATGGAATACTGCCTCATCGGCAGCTCCATGCTGTTCGTCATGTGGAAGAACGTGGGTAGGCACATCCCTCCCCAACAGGCCATTCACGCCAAGCCCAAGTTCAAGCTCCGTGGCGTCTTTTACGGGCTGGTGCTGGGCATATCTGCATTGTTGCTTGGGATCTGCATCTTCCTGACCTACCAGATCCAGGCTACCAGCTCAGCGCCTAACCAGGAGACCTTTGTGATGTATTATTCCTACCATGTCGTGCTTCTACCAACGATGATTGTGAGTGCCTTGGCTGGGACGGTCATCCATCGCTTGGAAGAGCGTGAGCTAGATACTCTGAAAAACCCAGCCCGAAGCTTGGATGTCATCCTGCTTATGGGAGCAGCcctaggccagattctcatttctTACTTCTCCATTGTTGCCATTGTGGCCACCAACCCCGGAGACCTGCTGAACAGACTCACCCTCACCTACGCGGTCAGCCTCATCATTCAGCACATCACGCAGAACATCTTCATTATTGAGGGGCTTCACCGGCAGCCTTTGGTGGAGGATCCTG AGACGGAGGCAAAAGAAGGCGAGAAGCGTGAAGGCTGTGCCCCGAGAAGAGTTTACCCACTAGAGATACGAGAGGAGATCAGGAGGGTTTCGCATGCCAACAGCCATACCTATGGCCACCTGAACTGGAAGAGAAAAGCCCTAAAGGAGATCTCAATCTTCCTGGTCTTGTGCAACATCATA CTGTGGATCATGCCCGCATTCGGGATGCACCCCACCTTCGAGAACGGACTGGAGAAGTCGTTTTACGGTTACTCCACCTGGTTTGCCATTGTGAACTTCGGCCTGCCCATGGGCGTGTTCTACAGAATGCATTCTGTCGGGGGGCTCCTGGAGGTTTATGTGTCATCCTGA